In one Melospiza melodia melodia isolate bMelMel2 chromosome 5, bMelMel2.pri, whole genome shotgun sequence genomic region, the following are encoded:
- the LOC134418454 gene encoding glycerol-3-phosphate acyltransferase 3 isoform X2 — MEKEIALLHRADFEFSHIFYFCRKGMEAIVEDEVTQRFSSEELLSWNLLTRTNVNFHYISLRLTVVWVIGVVVRYCILLPLRFSLAAIGITSMIVGTTVVGQLPNGRVKNYLSEVVHLTCSRILVRALSGTIHYHNKENRPQKGGICVANHTSPIDAIILTNDGCYAMVGQVHGGLMGIIQRATVKACPHVWFERSEMKDRHLVTKRLREHVADKSKLPILIFPEGTCINNTSVMMFKKGSFEIGGTIYPVAIKYDPQFGDAFWNSSKYNIVSYLLRIMTSWAIVCNVWYLPPMVRKEDEDAVQFANRVRSAIARQGGLTELPWDGGLKRAKVKDTFKEEQQKNYSKMLVRNGSVGSLSAETESD; from the exons ATGGAGAAAGAAATTGCTCTTCTGCATCGAGCAGACTTCGAATTCTCCCACATTTTTTACTTCTGCAGAAAGGGGATGGAGGCTATTGTGGAAGATGAAGTCACTCAGCGATTTTCCTCAGAAGAGCTGCTCTCCTGGAATCTGCTCACAAGAACTAATGTCAACTTCCATTACATTAGCCTGAGGCTGACTGTCGTGTGGGTCATTGGGGTGGTAGTGCGCTACTGCATCCTGCTGCCTCTACG CTTTAGCCTCGCTGCCATTGGGATTACGTCAATGATTGTAGGAACAACTGTGGTGGGACAGCTGCCAAATGGCAG GGTGAAAAACTACCTGAGCGAAGTGGTTCACCTCACGTGCTCCCGCATCCTTGTCCGAGCTCTGTCTGGCACTATCCATTACCATAACAA GGAAAACAGACCTCAGAAAGGAGGAATTTGTGTTGCCAACCATACATCACCAATAGATGCGATCATTTTGACAAATGATGGATGCTATGCAATG GTGGGCCAGGTTCACGGTGGGCTGATGGGCATCATCCAGCGAGCCACGGTGAAGGCCTGTCCCCACGTCTGGTTCGAGCGCTCCGAGATGAAGGACCGCCATCTAGTGACAAAAAG ACTCAGGGAACATGTGGCAGATAAAAGCAAGCTCCCAATCTTAATTTTTCCAGAAG GTACCTGCATAAACAATACATCTGTGATGATGTTCAAGAAGGGGAGCTTTGAAATAGGAGGGACAATCTATCCTGTTGCAATCAAA TATGATCCTCAGTTTGGAGATGCCTTCTGGAACAGCAGCAAATACAATATCGTGAGTTATCTGCTGCGAATAATGACCAGCTGGGCCATCGTTTGCAATGTGTGGTACTTGCCACCAATGGTTAGAAAG GAAGATGAAGATGCTGTTCAGTTTGCCAACAGAGTGAGGTCAGCCATTGCTCGCCAGGGAGGACTGACTGAACTCCCATG GGATGGAGGACTGAAACGAGCAAAAGTCAAAGATACTTTCAAAGAAGAACAGCAGAAGAACTACAGCAAAATGCTAGTGAGAAATGGATCAGTGGGAAGCCTGTCTGCAGAAACTGAGTCAGACTGA
- the LOC134418454 gene encoding glycerol-3-phosphate acyltransferase 3 isoform X1, whose product MEVVWALGQVGAVWMAVVLGLIVLPSALGISLGISEAYMWVLVKTLEWATIRLQKGAKKPQPQVPRTPSATGIIERDETPMEKEIALLHRADFEFSHIFYFCRKGMEAIVEDEVTQRFSSEELLSWNLLTRTNVNFHYISLRLTVVWVIGVVVRYCILLPLRFSLAAIGITSMIVGTTVVGQLPNGRVKNYLSEVVHLTCSRILVRALSGTIHYHNKENRPQKGGICVANHTSPIDAIILTNDGCYAMVGQVHGGLMGIIQRATVKACPHVWFERSEMKDRHLVTKRLREHVADKSKLPILIFPEGTCINNTSVMMFKKGSFEIGGTIYPVAIKYDPQFGDAFWNSSKYNIVSYLLRIMTSWAIVCNVWYLPPMVRKEDEDAVQFANRVRSAIARQGGLTELPWDGGLKRAKVKDTFKEEQQKNYSKMLVRNGSVGSLSAETESD is encoded by the exons ATGGAGGTCGTGTGGGCCTTGGGGCAGGTGGGCGCCGTGTGGATGGCGGTGGTGCTCGGGCTCATCGTGCTGCCCTCGGCTCTGGGCATCTCGCTGGGCATCTCTGAAGCCTATATGTGGGTGCTGGTGAAGACGCTGGAG TGGGCCACTATCCGGTTACAAAAAGGTGCCAAAAAGCCGCAGCCGCAGGTGCCACGGACTCCTTCTGCCACTG GTATCATTGAAAGGGATGAAACGCCTATGGAGAAAGAAATTGCTCTTCTGCATCGAGCAGACTTCGAATTCTCCCACATTTTTTACTTCTGCAGAAAGGGGATGGAGGCTATTGTGGAAGATGAAGTCACTCAGCGATTTTCCTCAGAAGAGCTGCTCTCCTGGAATCTGCTCACAAGAACTAATGTCAACTTCCATTACATTAGCCTGAGGCTGACTGTCGTGTGGGTCATTGGGGTGGTAGTGCGCTACTGCATCCTGCTGCCTCTACG CTTTAGCCTCGCTGCCATTGGGATTACGTCAATGATTGTAGGAACAACTGTGGTGGGACAGCTGCCAAATGGCAG GGTGAAAAACTACCTGAGCGAAGTGGTTCACCTCACGTGCTCCCGCATCCTTGTCCGAGCTCTGTCTGGCACTATCCATTACCATAACAA GGAAAACAGACCTCAGAAAGGAGGAATTTGTGTTGCCAACCATACATCACCAATAGATGCGATCATTTTGACAAATGATGGATGCTATGCAATG GTGGGCCAGGTTCACGGTGGGCTGATGGGCATCATCCAGCGAGCCACGGTGAAGGCCTGTCCCCACGTCTGGTTCGAGCGCTCCGAGATGAAGGACCGCCATCTAGTGACAAAAAG ACTCAGGGAACATGTGGCAGATAAAAGCAAGCTCCCAATCTTAATTTTTCCAGAAG GTACCTGCATAAACAATACATCTGTGATGATGTTCAAGAAGGGGAGCTTTGAAATAGGAGGGACAATCTATCCTGTTGCAATCAAA TATGATCCTCAGTTTGGAGATGCCTTCTGGAACAGCAGCAAATACAATATCGTGAGTTATCTGCTGCGAATAATGACCAGCTGGGCCATCGTTTGCAATGTGTGGTACTTGCCACCAATGGTTAGAAAG GAAGATGAAGATGCTGTTCAGTTTGCCAACAGAGTGAGGTCAGCCATTGCTCGCCAGGGAGGACTGACTGAACTCCCATG GGATGGAGGACTGAAACGAGCAAAAGTCAAAGATACTTTCAAAGAAGAACAGCAGAAGAACTACAGCAAAATGCTAGTGAGAAATGGATCAGTGGGAAGCCTGTCTGCAGAAACTGAGTCAGACTGA
- the LOC134418454 gene encoding glycerol-3-phosphate acyltransferase 3 isoform X3, with product MEAIVEDEVTQRFSSEELLSWNLLTRTNVNFHYISLRLTVVWVIGVVVRYCILLPLRFSLAAIGITSMIVGTTVVGQLPNGRVKNYLSEVVHLTCSRILVRALSGTIHYHNKENRPQKGGICVANHTSPIDAIILTNDGCYAMVGQVHGGLMGIIQRATVKACPHVWFERSEMKDRHLVTKRLREHVADKSKLPILIFPEGTCINNTSVMMFKKGSFEIGGTIYPVAIKYDPQFGDAFWNSSKYNIVSYLLRIMTSWAIVCNVWYLPPMVRKEDEDAVQFANRVRSAIARQGGLTELPWDGGLKRAKVKDTFKEEQQKNYSKMLVRNGSVGSLSAETESD from the exons ATGGAGGCTATTGTGGAAGATGAAGTCACTCAGCGATTTTCCTCAGAAGAGCTGCTCTCCTGGAATCTGCTCACAAGAACTAATGTCAACTTCCATTACATTAGCCTGAGGCTGACTGTCGTGTGGGTCATTGGGGTGGTAGTGCGCTACTGCATCCTGCTGCCTCTACG CTTTAGCCTCGCTGCCATTGGGATTACGTCAATGATTGTAGGAACAACTGTGGTGGGACAGCTGCCAAATGGCAG GGTGAAAAACTACCTGAGCGAAGTGGTTCACCTCACGTGCTCCCGCATCCTTGTCCGAGCTCTGTCTGGCACTATCCATTACCATAACAA GGAAAACAGACCTCAGAAAGGAGGAATTTGTGTTGCCAACCATACATCACCAATAGATGCGATCATTTTGACAAATGATGGATGCTATGCAATG GTGGGCCAGGTTCACGGTGGGCTGATGGGCATCATCCAGCGAGCCACGGTGAAGGCCTGTCCCCACGTCTGGTTCGAGCGCTCCGAGATGAAGGACCGCCATCTAGTGACAAAAAG ACTCAGGGAACATGTGGCAGATAAAAGCAAGCTCCCAATCTTAATTTTTCCAGAAG GTACCTGCATAAACAATACATCTGTGATGATGTTCAAGAAGGGGAGCTTTGAAATAGGAGGGACAATCTATCCTGTTGCAATCAAA TATGATCCTCAGTTTGGAGATGCCTTCTGGAACAGCAGCAAATACAATATCGTGAGTTATCTGCTGCGAATAATGACCAGCTGGGCCATCGTTTGCAATGTGTGGTACTTGCCACCAATGGTTAGAAAG GAAGATGAAGATGCTGTTCAGTTTGCCAACAGAGTGAGGTCAGCCATTGCTCGCCAGGGAGGACTGACTGAACTCCCATG GGATGGAGGACTGAAACGAGCAAAAGTCAAAGATACTTTCAAAGAAGAACAGCAGAAGAACTACAGCAAAATGCTAGTGAGAAATGGATCAGTGGGAAGCCTGTCTGCAGAAACTGAGTCAGACTGA